ATTAAAATTTATCTCCTTCCGCAGCCAAGTGATGATACGCTCCAGGCTACTCAGGGAGAACGGCCAATATATTCCAAAGATGGCATTTATCAGCCGAAGGCATTTCTTTAATAACGAAGAAACAGGGTATTTCAAAACGCAAAGGCGAGCCCCAGTGTCGCAGAATCCTATGGCCGATCCTAACATGATGAAAGACATGTTAAAGGGGAACGTAAGTAACGTCTTGCCGACGGTGCTCATAGGTGGCTGGATCAATTGGATGTTGTCCGGCTTCGTTACAAGTAAGTCTGCCTGGAAGTAACACTCGCAACCTTCCTTGCCCTTCGCTTCGGTTTTAAGAACGCGAATGATCGCATTGCAGCTAAAGTACCATTCCCACTGACGTTGCGCTTCAAGCCGATGCTGCAACGCGGTATAGAATTAGTTACTCTCGACGCCGCATGGGTGTCGTCCGCGTCCTGGTACTTTCTTAACGTGTTCGGCTTGAGGTCCATCTACACGCTGGTTCTCGGAGAAAGCAGCGCCACCGATATGTTCAGGCTTCAGCAGGACCAAGTGTCTGGCGCCGCGATGTCTATGCCGCCGGATCCAAAAGCTGCTTTCAAATCGGAGTGGGAAGTACTGGAGATATACGAGCATACTTGGGCGCTGCAGGGTGTCGAAGCGGATCTTATAGGGTCCCCGAGGACAGACACCAGTGAAAGTATGTGAATGTCAAGAGCTGCCCGACGTTAAGATGACTCTGTAATCTCTATAAGTTGTATGTTACAGGTAGTAAATGAAAGACAAACAATACATCTATATCGACAGATATAGCATGTGCCATTTCAGAAAAAACTAATCAAGGTtttaagtaaatattaaatcaattactagttttaattagcacaagaaataatatattatttataactcTCTCTCTCCGAAGCATCGCTTCGTGTTTGGATACACATTTTAATCACATTTCGGTAGCCCGTCAACGCTGTTCGTTTAACGTGTACAAAAGTTGTCTATGCCTATAAAAATAGCAACTTACTTTCAACTACTACACTCTTAAGGTACAAAGAATGCATCCGTATTTAATATTCATCAGTCATTAAGCAGTATGTacaataagatgtattataataaatgtttgttttatatatatatatatgtatgttacGAAAATGTAATGACAAAGTTTTGAATCCTTGAATACATTTTATGTATGATATTGAATCATTAAACCATGATTCTCAATTATTTCCTACAACCGTGGTCTATGCACGAGCATCGGCTCGTATAATGTGCAAATTTAAATGCatgtatttacaataatttatacatattgtaTATATGAAACATGTTATTATATAGCATCTACGTTGACGATTTCAGGCTCTTCATTTCGGGATATAAGTCTGTTCTACGATGATTTTCACACGGCATATTCTCTCGTATTTGTTGTAAAAGATCCAAGTGAATTTCCGCTACAGCCACGTCGGTTTTGTCGCTGCACTGCGCTATCACTGTTCCCCACGGATCTATGATCTAGTAAGGTTTCATAATTCATGTAAATAATAACGATACGTAATGTTTTAAAACACCTATATCCTAGTAAGATTATTTACCATGGCGTGGCCCCAGCTCACTCGTTTCTTGTTATGCGTACCAGTTTGAGCGGCAGCGACAACGTAGCACTGAGTTTCTATCGCCCTGGCACGTAACAATACTTCCCAATGCGCGGCACCTGTTTGGTATACAAACGCTGATGGGTACGTCAAAATCTCCGCCCCCATGTTCCTCAGTGCAAGAGACAATTCCGGGAAGCGCACGTCGTAGCACTAATTTCATCGTCAAGTACTTGCAACGTTCGATAACACAATTCgataaaattttacttttttttcggacttgtaacattcaatagccgttttcttataggttttcgtgcgctgaaaacgaatccgcgaaccgtttgtcgccaccaagctcagtttttgagaaattcgattttgaaagaaactgaaaaattttcaacttttaacattttttgtgtcgaaacggtaatagttattcggttgcttgctGCGtcgaattattctatgaactctcccgaatacaacgatataagttattagtgcattatgaacatttaaatataattaaataatgatgaaagggaaaagatttctcaaaaactgagcgtgacggcgacaaacggttcgcggattcgttttcagcgcatgaAATGTTACACGTCCAGATGTCGAACTCTGCAGGGAATGATATTATTTTTGTGTTCAAAGGATACGATGCTAAGAGCTAATTTACCAACTGGCGTTGATACTGGTGGTTCGATGCTTTCCCCTGGTATAACATAATCAGATTCCATTAATCGAACGCCGGTACTTTTATTATCCATGTCGTACAAATGAGCTTTACGATAAGTACTAACAATTTCACCTTCGCTATTTATTAAAATGTGAGTATTGTGTATACATTGTTTATTATCTGGTACCTACGAAGGTAATTAAAATGAGAAAGCTGAAAAATGAGCGCTGCGATCCATAAAGCCTTCTAAACTATCTCACCGCTTCGTGCAGCCCACCTAAAGACAGCCAAATTGTATTTGCCCTAGCAATTTCTTTGTAACTCGCTACTATCGGCCCATTCAAAGGTTGTGCCATAGCTATCGTATCCTTCTTATTATCTGCCAAGTAATCGCACGCTTCAGGCAAAAATGCGATCTATCAAATATTTCAGAAACATATGCGATCAAGGTCAgtttcgaataattgaaattgtCAGTGTCTCTTATACTTACGCAGGCTGATCTAGATTTGGCTTTCGCAGCGAGTTCGCTCACAGTTTGCAGATTCTTTTCCTTATCGTTCGTCGATGTCATTTGACAAACTGCGATTAATGGGTTCGCCATCGCACTGAAGGGCCTTCTGAACTGTCCTCTGAAAGAGCGTATACGCATGGCCGTAAAAGATGACAAAGCGAGCAGTaccattattttgtttataattttattcaatgaaaatttgtaatatatatatatctaacaTTTATGACGAAACATTTGAAAGATAATTTCTACTGAACGAATACAAAGAATAGTCCAGATGGAAGCGAGTTACATTACGTTCAATTTGAATGGTTTATTCGATGCGCGTCCTTTCTTACAATTATTACCTGCAGCACTTGGCACTAGCAAAACCGATAATAAATCGCATGCTTATCATTTATTTACTTTACAATATCATTTCGACTCTATTACTCTTGTAAATACGAAACGGTGTAAAACAGTACACGGTGTATTAACGTTTCCGTCGATTGTACTAACACGTGTTCTTTTAAGGATTGAAGTAACAATTGTTATAAATCATTAATTACATCTATATGCAAGTTAAGTACATGTGACAGTAGCCTTGAAATTTCCAATTTATTTCTATGTCGAGCGAGAATCGTATTAGGTTAGGGAAAGGGGGCGGGGCCTAGGGTGAAATTGAATTGCGCGCGCATCACGTGCCGCCTGAAGTGAGACGCTTGTGTATTATTTCAATTAGTTTCAAATTCGCGCTCATCGAGTGCGGGTCGGTTGTTTGGCAAGAGTCGTGATTACTCGTGCTTTGAATTAATATTATCTAGctgtagaattttaatgcaattgttCGATTAACGTGACGAGTGCTATTAGTGATTAACGCGATAAGGATACCGTCAAGGAGATTCGGTGACCAGATTTCTTTAGAAAGAGTTCTGTATTCGCGAGAAAATAATGCAACTGGTGTAAGTCTATTTTTACTATATTTCTTTGTGCTTCTGATAATCATGGTGATATCTAAGATCGAGGCTTCGAGTGTTTTTCTTGCTACATTGTGTTATATTGAAAATGCACTTTATTTGGCAAAATAGTTTCCTCTTCAGCATATTTCGTTTCCTCTCTATATATACGCGGTAATGAttaacgaaatttttaaaagtctTTTGCAAGAAAACCACTCGAACGCGGTATAGAGTTTCATTTAAAGTGTCTATTCTTTTGCATAGTATAGTACATATGTAGTAATAAAAAACTTTGAAAGTAATACCACTGTGATGATTGAAAAAAAGGGAAGTAGGGGAAATCTGAAAGAGTCGCATGTTTCGAGCCAAGCAGTAACTTAGGGTAGCTGTAAGGTCTATTTACACACGATTCCGAGAACTTTCGTTCGCGCCAGAGACGAAACATATCGTTACTGTGGTTTTATATAGTTCAGTACAATGTTTTGTCTGTGAATTAGTATATTTTTGCTGTTTCACTGACGCGTCATTGATGCTTCCGGATTCTCCAATTTTtacagatttttcaattcgaaatGATTGACGAGCAATTTATAGAATTATTTCTTCGGTATCCAGTTCTCACATTCCTATATAGTGATATTcttattcatattattatttcccCCGATGCTTTTTTCCTCCGCCCAAAACTAGGTTATTCATCGCCAAGCTATTCCCCGAAATCGAGCGTGTAAACGTACCTTTATTTCGCTAAACGTGCGTGCTCCGCTATCGGGGGTGTTCCTAAACCTACGCAAAATAACTCCGCCGGCATAAGACGCGCCAATGTTTttctttattctattttattaaatCGTCATAGTATATAATACACAAGTGAAACATTCATTTATTAAATTCATCCGTTAAGCAGAAATAATTGTTCTCCTTCGTAGAATTACGTTACTTGTTTCGTTAAAAAGTCGATAACAAAAGGACAGTACATGTCTCTACGGAAATTGTCACCACTTACTAGTATTATCCCTTCGAGGACACTCAATAAATACTACTTGTTCTATTCGTAAATGCATCCATATCGTTGTTATGGAATAAAAAGACGGAAAATCATACTAGGGTTCGGGGGAGGGTTCGTGAGGAGAGCAGGAGGAGGAGAGGGGGGAACTAGTATGCAGAACACAAGAATATCACGCACTCGGATCATTTGTTCGACGAGATGGGGGTGGGGGGGAATAAAAAACGAATTCTCTCGAGTATCTGAATAAGGTGTGAAGGGGGCGGGGCAATGGCGTaggaggggggagggaggagaggagcAGGAGGATCAGGGGTTTCCAGAAACAACGTCGTACCAATGAATACTCTCCTGGGCGTGTAAGCTGCGAATGCAGTCGCGGTTTGAATCGAGACGCacgtgttttcttttctttttttggaacgcacacacatacacacacagtTATTTGCCTTTAGTGGCTCGTATCGCCTTGCAAATCTCGATCCACGGGTGCCCGTAGGAACTGCAAATGTCACAGACGTTCGACGAGCTTGACGATGGTTGACTAGGTTGGTGGCCGGGTGTGCTCTGCGAGGATGACCCCCCTTTCTTCGGCTTGCACGTGGACGACGAGAGGTGTAGAAAATCCACCGACTGCGGCAGAGAGGCGGACGAGCGTGTCTTGCGCGACGACGGCAGCGTCGACGAGttgtacgacgacgaggagttCGAGGATGGCAACGTCGAGGGCGATCGCTCCAGCGATGGAGATTTCGTCGCCTGCGCTGACCGGCTCGAAGGCGACGACAGGCGGATACACCGTAGGAGGTTGAGTCAATCATTGAGCAGACCCTGGGACACGCTGATCAGCTGCTCCTTCAGAACGCGGAAGGATGGTCGCACCTCCGGGCAGTGGGCCCAGCACTTTCGCATCACCTGCAAGGAATTCACAGGTAGACGAGGGGATTTCATTGGGGAAATCCGCTCCATGGGTCGTATAGCAAACCTCGTAGACTTCCTTGAAGCAGGCCTTCGGTCTCTCTAATATGATCCCACGTTGAACTCTCTCTACGACCTCGGTGTTCTTTAGACGTCCGTAAGGCATCTTTCCACAGGTGAACACTTCCCACATGAGCACTCCGTACGCCCAAACGTCTGACTTGGAGCTGAAGCGGGTGTAGTTCAGTACCTCCGGTGGTGCCCATTTGATGGGGAATTTAGTGCCTCCGCTACTGGTGTACTGATCATCGAGCACATACCTGCGAATGGTTTAGCTCTGTAAATTTAAGGGGTTCTAGTAATAGGACTTGGAAATGGTAGGAGTGTTCACCTCGCTAATCCAAAGTCTGCGACTTTCACTACGTTTTCTGAGCCCACTAGACAGTTGCGCGCAGCGAGATCTCTGTGAATGTAGTTGTGCCTTTCCAAGTAAGCCATTCCTTTGCAGACCTGTGATCAGAATTATGGGGCTAGTTGTATGTGAACCTTTTAAATTTGTGTTTGTGTTGGAATATCGACCCTTACCTGTATGCACATATCCAATAGAAGGCCAACGTTCGCTCCTAATGTTGCTTCGTGACGATGGAGGTAGTTGAGAAGAGATCCATGTCGCATGTACTCAGTGACAATGTATATCGGCCTATCTTTACTGCATACGCCATACAACTGGACCAAATTCTGGTGTTGGAGTTTCCTAGACGAGACACAATTCAATATTTAGCATCCGATAGCTTGGTTACAAACATTCAAGCTTCCCTGTTGACTTACGTCATCACTTTAGCTTCCTCTATAAAATCATCTTCGGACATAGTGCCTTCCTTCATCATTTTAACAGCGACATCTATAGAACCACGCCACTTTCCCCTTCGCACGACTCCAAACTGTCCAGAACCAAGTTCCTCCAGCAAATGTAGCTCCGCTGGATCAATCTCCCATTTGTCTACGTACGAAGCAGACATTAAACGTTTACGTAACTTATtttgattctgaaaatttgcctCGAATGGGATTACGTACCATGACTAAGGCCAGCGGTTGCTGGTACAGGGCGATCGCAAGGGCTAGTCTTCAATCTGCTGGCCAATCCTCCGCTGTTGTGCCTGTGGTAGTTTACCAAGTCTGGTATAGAGTCGCAGCAGTGCTTCTCAGAGAAGTAAAACTCTCCCCTTGTGTTCTGCTTAATGTGATAGTGTTTCACGTGAGGATGTGGGCTGTAACGATACACACGTCTCCTCAGCATTCCTCTTTGGTGAAGATGTTAATGCACAAATGATAACGCTTACACTTTAGTGTAGAGGGAAAGCGTGTAGAGCCCTTTGGTAGAAGAATTACGAACAACGAAGCATCCTTCTTTGTCCTCCTGCTTGAGCAATGATTCTGCGCGTTGCCTAGACATATCACCCACGTACCATCTGCAATTCAGACCATTTATCACGTTGCAATTAGTATTTACAAATACCATATACCATTCCTCAACTAAACCAAGCTCTTACTCATATTTCTGAAGACCCAGGAGCTCCTTCTCCTTCACATAGTTACTAGGGATGTAACCGATGGATCTGAAATCAGCAAAAGGTTCCACTGTAGAGATACCCTACCAGGCAGTTTACTAATTATTAATTGGTTTGCGCTACGGAAACTGTATGAAAGTTCCACAAGCTATCCTGAATGAATGTCAGGTAGAGGTACTTAAGTTTTAACGAGATCCAATTAGTGATTAACAGCGAATATAGGAACTAGGGCTGTTAACGAGTTTCGGTGTTTCTCGGATCATTCGATGGGTCGCTGTTACGGTTTGATATTTTCACGTGGGATTAGCATTGCAAATATCACGCACGTTTGCGTCGATTAAGAGCACAGTAAATATCGGATCCTGTCCCAGGTCCCCTCGTGTTTCCTTGACACAAGCCGCGCTTCCTTACGCCGGTGTTTGCGAATCAAGGCTGTATCTCGAGGATCCTCGACCACTTGGCGCACGACAAACACAGCTCCCGCGTATAATCCGCTTTTGGGCATACTAAGTAGTCGTTATGGAATATGAAGTGATGgctggcgagagagagagagagagagaagggggaAACTAAGCCTTTAAAAGCACTCAATCTCCAAATATGTACTATGCTCACTGGGAACAGAAGGCAATTTGGATGCATCGCAGTGACAAAATTCAGTCCATGTTCACCTTCAACCGCAGAAGCATAAAACTGTTAGCGCAGTGCCAGGGTGGGGTTGTTTAATTTAAATCAGAAACCAGCTGGTACGTGGGATTCCACTTCGCTGAATATGCAACTACACTTGTGTCGATGCCAGACAAACTTATGAAACTGTTCGCTGCGAAAGCAGTGTAAGGAATTGTTGACGAAGGGCAGAGGCTCTACTACGTAGCATAGCTTATCGAGCGGAGATTCAATTAGGGAGATAGAGGAATAAGGAAGGTGGATCTTAAATGAAGAAATAAGGAGTAGCCATTGGCTGGTTTGGTCTTATCCTATCAGCTGATGGTCGAATAACATTCATTACAATTAGAACCCTTTCCAGACACATTTATCGTGTTCCTCTCTTGTTCGTATCCTGTGCTTTAGCTTTCTTATGGTAACGGTACTATTACATACCCATGCTCGTCTTTGACTTTCCACCAGTGCTCCTGAGAATCATCCAGCACCTCGTACTCTGCACCCTGAAACAACAGAAACTCATTTGCCTCTGGCGAGTACTGCGTTCCTAGAACTGCATCTCTCCCTACACTCTTCCCATGCAAGAAGGTACAGCGAGCTTTGTATCATAGTTCTCCAAGAAAGTGGCACATTGAATCCTCAGTTCTACAGCGTGATCACTACAAAGTGGTCAATAGGATTATCTTCCTTATTGGTGGTTCCAAAAAATACTTGACACGGAGGGGAATAGCTTGCGTTGGGAATCGATTATCGTGAATGGAAAGGTCAAGGACGTTTCAAGGTCAATCCAATTCTTTTCCAAAAACTGCTATATCTTTTATAAGAGTGTCTATCGCTTCCAAGGCGAATTTATCAATTTAACATTCAAGGTCACTCAAGGTCATTCAAGGTCACGAAGCCGCAAGGAATGTCGATAGCGTAGGAGTTCAAGGTCGAGAGTTGAAGCATCTGTCGTGGAACATAACGATGCAAGGCGCATTTTGGGAATCACTCGCATCAGTTGCTAGGCAATTCAATTTCGACCGTTTGAACAACAATCCCGTCGAAATTCCACATCGATTCCCGGTTTCTCCCCGTGATCCCTGCGTCATGGCTCGACCCAGTTCCTCCTATCGCGGAAAGCCCTCCGCGGTACATTGATTCGATGCCACAGGGACTTAGATCAAATTGAACGAAAACTCGAGAACGTTCCCGTCGGATCTCTTGAGCGTTCTGTCTTTCACGGCTGAGAACCATGCACGTATCGATTTATCGTCGAGGGGTAGGTGGCCCCTAGACCCTTCAGCCCTTTGTACACCAACGTATTCGCTCGTCGAATGGGATAGAGATCTTTCTCTCGAAGATGGAAATTCGGGATGGGAGGTTACCATAGGCAGGTCTCGATCTAACTCTTCCGCCAttctgggcaaaaatgattttcgtTACCCTTTATAAttagtttaaaatataatttttcacagcGAGTGAAATGTCTTGTAGGtattttctgaataacaaaagccttgtgttttataaaaaaaatgtaatattcataaattaccaaTTAACCAATTATGCCGCTCCGGGGCAGTTGCCCTTTTTGCGCCCCCTAGGTCGGGCCCTCAGCCCGATGTCGATACCGATGTCGGAACTAATAATTCAGAAACTTCTACTTCTATAAGCTCTAATGATGCCCCGTGTGTAACTGCAATTTAAAGTTTAATGCGAAGCGTACTCGGAGTGGAAAGGGTCAAGGCGCACACGTACGCTCCCGAGTGCCGTAAAACTTGGCAAGTGGTCCGTTTATAGTGGCATAAAGCAGCGCGCGACGGGCAGCGGCGCTGGTCCGAGTGTCTAATGAGGATCTGCGAGCGGTTACTCCGCATATTAGAGGATAACCGGTATCCACAGGATTCCGTGGATGCCCGCGCCGAACTCGGCGATAATTCGATCCAAACGGGACATTATCGAGACCGTTATCCGACCGCAGGAATCAGTGGCGCGAGAGGCCCATCCTCCGTCCAGGGATTAGAACTTTAATCGCGTTCGAGACCTAATACGTCCTGCTTGTTTGGCAACTCCCGTCCTCGCCGCGCGCTAAGAATTAAGGCCAGCCCCGCGAGCCTTAATCGCATCGGGCTTTCCCGAACTCAAGTTGGACGTGATTAGATGTAGTTGAACGTCGCCTGGAAGTGGTGATTTGCGACTGAAAGTAGTTTGGGTGAAAGCATATTATAGAGGGAGTTTAAAGCAGCTTTTTAGGGATTGCTATTCGATGCGATTCGCCGTAGTTTGATAAAGTTCGAGTGGGTTGAATTTCGTGCGACGTGATGCAAATTCTACTGGGCGTGGTTCTGCGTTCTGTAAGatttacaaggggaggccggcgacatctgggacacggattttgatgaatctcatatatgttgtagtgtaggtgtagCAGACCAATAACTGCgtcacatgttgggtccactacccaagagtttctgaaatattaataaaaaaagatgtttatgcgttgacgaacagaagcgatagcgaagtt
The nucleotide sequence above comes from Andrena cerasifolii isolate SP2316 chromosome 2, iyAndCera1_principal, whole genome shotgun sequence. Encoded proteins:
- the Emc3 gene encoding ER membrane protein complex subunit 3 yields the protein MAELLLDPNIRGWVFLPIVVITFLVGIIRHYVSILVASQKKVEVHQVQDSQVMIRSRLLRENGQYIPKMAFISRRHFFNNEETGYFKTQRRAPVSQNPMADPNMMKDMLKGNVSNVLPTVLIGGWINWMLSGFVTTKVPFPLTLRFKPMLQRGIELVTLDAAWVSSASWYFLNVFGLRSIYTLVLGESSATDMFRLQQDQVSGAAMSMPPDPKAAFKSEWEVLEIYEHTWALQGVEADLIGSPRTDTSESSK
- the Nitfhit gene encoding ntrilase and fragile histidine triad fusion protein NitFhit, which produces MISMRFIIGFASAKCCRGQFRRPFSAMANPLIAVCQMTSTNDKEKNLQTVSELAAKAKSRSACIAFLPEACDYLADNKKDTIAMAQPLNGPIVASYKEIARANTIWLSLGGLHEAVPDNKQCIHNTHILINSEGEIVSTYRKAHLYDMDNKSTGVRLMESDYVIPGESIEPPVSTPVGKLALSICYDVRFPELSLALRNMGAEILTYPSAFVYQTGAAHWEVLLRARAIETQCYVVAAAQTGTHNKKRVSWGHAMIIDPWGTVIAQCSDKTDVAVAEIHLDLLQQIRENMPCENHRRTDLYPEMKSLKSST
- the Btk29a gene encoding tyrosine-protein kinase Btk29A isoform X3, with product MAGKDGKLEPKSGDVVRQGFMVKRSQNKKRFTPVNYKQRWFVLTRRFLVYYDGDGERRKERGRIAVESVHVVETASLGSNAVGGVGSDVAGSEAGTGGGGGGGIPPGLPFQVGYREAGQEYTLYLLAAREQDRAEWIRAIRAVCSENPGLSGRYHAGLWSGKRWSCCRLSTRSAEGCDTCSSWSSKPLNATNPSSTSSSSFSSASGNTIATSTTASITDRPQTTNSEANNNPIVHSQARSTIGTPSTPIMPGGTPGTPSSKIKDKIMMRTKVVVALYPFLATVGGDLSLEKGAEYEVLDDSQEHWWKVKDEHGSIGYIPSNYVKEKELLGLQKYEWYVGDMSRQRAESLLKQEDKEGCFVVRNSSTKGLYTLSLYTKVPHPHVKHYHIKQNTRGEFYFSEKHCCDSIPDLVNYHRHNSGGLASRLKTSPCDRPVPATAGLSHDKWEIDPAELHLLEELGSGQFGVVRRGKWRGSIDVAVKMMKEGTMSEDDFIEEAKVMTKLQHQNLVQLYGVCSKDRPIYIVTEYMRHGSLLNYLHRHEATLGANVGLLLDMCIQVCKGMAYLERHNYIHRDLAARNCLVGSENVVKVADFGLARYVLDDQYTSSGGTKFPIKWAPPEVLNYTRFSSKSDVWAYGVLMWEVFTCGKMPYGRLKNTEVVERVQRGIILERPKACFKEVYEVMRKCWAHCPEVRPSFRVLKEQLISVSQGLLND
- the Btk29a gene encoding tyrosine-protein kinase Btk29A isoform X2 — encoded protein: MGGPPSAMAGKDGKLEPKSGDVVRQGFMVKRSQNKKRFTPVNYKQRWFVLTRRFLVYYDGDGERRKERGRIAVESVHVVETASLGSNAVGGVGSDVAGSEAGTGGGGGGGIPPGLPFQVGYREAGQEYTLYLLAAREQDRAEWIRAIRAVCSENPGLSGRYHAGLWSGKRWSCCRLSTRSAEGCDTCSSWSSKPLNATNPSSTSSSSFSSASGNTIATSTTASITDRPQTTNSEANNNPIVHSQARSTIGTPSTPIMPGGTPGTPSSKIKDKIMMRTKVVVALYPFLATVGGDLSLEKGAEYEVLDDSQEHWWKVKDEHGSIGYIPSNYVKEKELLGLQKYEWYVGDMSRQRAESLLKQEDKEGCFVVRNSSTKGLYTLSLYTKVPHPHVKHYHIKQNTRGEFYFSEKHCCDSIPDLVNYHRHNSGGLASRLKTSPCDRPVPATAGLSHDKWEIDPAELHLLEELGSGQFGVVRRGKWRGSIDVAVKMMKEGTMSEDDFIEEAKVMTKLQHQNLVQLYGVCSKDRPIYIVTEYMRHGSLLNYLHRHEATLGANVGLLLDMCIQVCKGMAYLERHNYIHRDLAARNCLVGSENVVKVADFGLARYVLDDQYTSSGGTKFPIKWAPPEVLNYTRFSSKSDVWAYGVLMWEVFTCGKMPYGRLKNTEVVERVQRGIILERPKACFKEVYEVMRKCWAHCPEVRPSFRVLKEQLISVSQGLLND
- the Btk29a gene encoding tyrosine-protein kinase Btk29A isoform X1; amino-acid sequence: MPPRTLFNFRHFLGIVSFWKLKWKRSGILGGPPSAMAGKDGKLEPKSGDVVRQGFMVKRSQNKKRFTPVNYKQRWFVLTRRFLVYYDGDGERRKERGRIAVESVHVVETASLGSNAVGGVGSDVAGSEAGTGGGGGGGIPPGLPFQVGYREAGQEYTLYLLAAREQDRAEWIRAIRAVCSENPGLSGRYHAGLWSGKRWSCCRLSTRSAEGCDTCSSWSSKPLNATNPSSTSSSSFSSASGNTIATSTTASITDRPQTTNSEANNNPIVHSQARSTIGTPSTPIMPGGTPGTPSSKIKDKIMMRTKVVVALYPFLATVGGDLSLEKGAEYEVLDDSQEHWWKVKDEHGSIGYIPSNYVKEKELLGLQKYEWYVGDMSRQRAESLLKQEDKEGCFVVRNSSTKGLYTLSLYTKVPHPHVKHYHIKQNTRGEFYFSEKHCCDSIPDLVNYHRHNSGGLASRLKTSPCDRPVPATAGLSHDKWEIDPAELHLLEELGSGQFGVVRRGKWRGSIDVAVKMMKEGTMSEDDFIEEAKVMTKLQHQNLVQLYGVCSKDRPIYIVTEYMRHGSLLNYLHRHEATLGANVGLLLDMCIQVCKGMAYLERHNYIHRDLAARNCLVGSENVVKVADFGLARYVLDDQYTSSGGTKFPIKWAPPEVLNYTRFSSKSDVWAYGVLMWEVFTCGKMPYGRLKNTEVVERVQRGIILERPKACFKEVYEVMRKCWAHCPEVRPSFRVLKEQLISVSQGLLND
- the Btk29a gene encoding tyrosine-protein kinase Btk29A isoform X6 encodes the protein MPGGTPGTPSSKIKDKIMMRTKVVVALYPFLATVGGDLSLEKGAEYEVLDDSQEHWWKVKDEHGSIGYIPSNYVKEKELLGLQKYEWYVGDMSRQRAESLLKQEDKEGCFVVRNSSTKGLYTLSLYTKVPHPHVKHYHIKQNTRGEFYFSEKHCCDSIPDLVNYHRHNSGGLASRLKTSPCDRPVPATAGLSHDKWEIDPAELHLLEELGSGQFGVVRRGKWRGSIDVAVKMMKEGTMSEDDFIEEAKVMTKLQHQNLVQLYGVCSKDRPIYIVTEYMRHGSLLNYLHRHEATLGANVGLLLDMCIQVCKGMAYLERHNYIHRDLAARNCLVGSENVVKVADFGLARYVLDDQYTSSGGTKFPIKWAPPEVLNYTRFSSKSDVWAYGVLMWEVFTCGKMPYGRLKNTEVVERVQRGIILERPKACFKEVYEVMRKCWAHCPEVRPSFRVLKEQLISVSQGLLND
- the Btk29a gene encoding tyrosine-protein kinase Btk29A isoform X4, which gives rise to MMVISALKHVANAATNAVHSATNSAAGHGHANSGTPSTPIMPGGTPGTPSSKIKDKIMMRTKVVVALYPFLATVGGDLSLEKGAEYEVLDDSQEHWWKVKDEHGSIGYIPSNYVKEKELLGLQKYEWYVGDMSRQRAESLLKQEDKEGCFVVRNSSTKGLYTLSLYTKVPHPHVKHYHIKQNTRGEFYFSEKHCCDSIPDLVNYHRHNSGGLASRLKTSPCDRPVPATAGLSHDKWEIDPAELHLLEELGSGQFGVVRRGKWRGSIDVAVKMMKEGTMSEDDFIEEAKVMTKLQHQNLVQLYGVCSKDRPIYIVTEYMRHGSLLNYLHRHEATLGANVGLLLDMCIQVCKGMAYLERHNYIHRDLAARNCLVGSENVVKVADFGLARYVLDDQYTSSGGTKFPIKWAPPEVLNYTRFSSKSDVWAYGVLMWEVFTCGKMPYGRLKNTEVVERVQRGIILERPKACFKEVYEVMRKCWAHCPEVRPSFRVLKEQLISVSQGLLND
- the Btk29a gene encoding tyrosine-protein kinase Btk29A isoform X5, with product MKLFGCRWSFWSFATNLAGTPSTPIMPGGTPGTPSSKIKDKIMMRTKVVVALYPFLATVGGDLSLEKGAEYEVLDDSQEHWWKVKDEHGSIGYIPSNYVKEKELLGLQKYEWYVGDMSRQRAESLLKQEDKEGCFVVRNSSTKGLYTLSLYTKVPHPHVKHYHIKQNTRGEFYFSEKHCCDSIPDLVNYHRHNSGGLASRLKTSPCDRPVPATAGLSHDKWEIDPAELHLLEELGSGQFGVVRRGKWRGSIDVAVKMMKEGTMSEDDFIEEAKVMTKLQHQNLVQLYGVCSKDRPIYIVTEYMRHGSLLNYLHRHEATLGANVGLLLDMCIQVCKGMAYLERHNYIHRDLAARNCLVGSENVVKVADFGLARYVLDDQYTSSGGTKFPIKWAPPEVLNYTRFSSKSDVWAYGVLMWEVFTCGKMPYGRLKNTEVVERVQRGIILERPKACFKEVYEVMRKCWAHCPEVRPSFRVLKEQLISVSQGLLND